DNA sequence from the Acanthochromis polyacanthus isolate Apoly-LR-REF ecotype Palm Island chromosome 5, KAUST_Apoly_ChrSc, whole genome shotgun sequence genome:
GCCTGCCATCAGGACCAACTTGTGGTTCAGTGTTTTGCCTAAGGACACTTCAGCATGTGGAGAAGTCGGGGATTGAACCACCAACCTTGTTATTAGTGGAAAACCCTCTACCACCTGAGTCACAGAAAAGGCCTCTAACATCCAGAACTCAGCAGAAATGAAACCACCTACATGTGATCagctaaatgtcaaatgatttaaagctgcttcatctacagtaatcagattacttctaGAGTATTTCCTCTGATGTCAAATATAAAACTAAAAGTTTAGATTTACCAGAGATAAAATTCAGGCTCCACAGTGAAACTCAATGCCACAAAAGTCAGTCCACCTTTCATTATTGAGGTTCTTGAACACTTCATACGTCCTCCTTTATTTCTGATCACAGACTCAAGTTCACTCATTTCTGCTCAattgttttcacatttcttatttttttcagctgctctttgctggctTTCCCTTTAATATAAGCCAAAGCTTATAttggcctgctgacgatcacgattgtgatcctacaacaaatctaccactgtggacgtatcggaaatgatacaaggaacagttgattaaattctggaggtgtttctgagtcctatagctacatatttaggtcccGTGGTTCAGTATGTATACATgtagaacacacacctgcattcagcacaaggtcaggtaatgaacagtcttggtggagtactgtgctctctcagtgctgttcttgttgacgtgacaagccgtgagcgtgtgaGTGAACATGTGTGCGCCAGCcgccaggaagtgaaattaactttttaggccactgacagatatgtccaaatatgattcattccattgtaaatgatcattttgtgccttaaatctaccaaccatgtcaaattaaaccagtatctggctgctgctaatttcccaccgtGGTGTGTCAGCTTGTGTGGAAATtggttggaacgttaaataattaatttcagaataaatattgtcaattacagtgttgaaacatgttctacaagctggaaaaaagtgTGACGCTGTGCTGACGCTGTGGTGCCACGTGTGGGTTTCTccatgtctgtttacctctccttgtgtatttccGGTGGGTCACGTGCCAGACGCGGCATACAAGTAGTTGCAgtactcaaaagaccaagagTCCTTTTggatgaaacatgcgcagaacgcaaattaacgtttctttctatggggatatTCCAATGTGCGTTTATATGAcgagatattcgggttagaaaaggagtaactccttctagacctcctgattactgctgactCTGTGGTTCACTGATGTTTAGTTGATCTTGGATCTTTTTCCATCCTTGAAGCCTCACAGTCATATTTTCAGTTCCTCTGTtcattcttttccatgtggagccatgatgcagacacagATACAGCTCATAGGTGGACTCAGTTTAGTTTTAGTGATCACAGCTGGATTCACTTTGGTTTcattgagtttctactttgggaCCTGAATATTAAATACAGCTTTTCTAAAGTATTTCTTTTGGATTGTTCATAACAAAAACACTCTACTTGTTGAATCTGTAATAactaattttgaatcatttgacatgtCAGTGATGTTTCACTTCTCCTGTGTTCTGATTCAGGAAAGTTCAGGAAAATGTCACTGAGTTCAGCAAAGCAGCGAACTTTAAAGAATTACAACCTGATGTCGACtttctcttaaaaaacaaactgactgaGACGATGCAAAGGAAAAATCAGTTTGTACATCAGAGACAGTTTACATCAGGCGTCTATATAAGAAATACTGTCCTGCAGTATCTTGAAAATCATTCTGAacttttttccagtgttttgaCTACTGAAAAAAAGGTTGGCAGTGGTTGTTTGGGCTTGTAGTACTTTTCTGCAGGGGGGTCATCAAAGCTTCATCTGGTTCTGCTTCTTCAGTTGGTTCTCTTGTTTCTTGAGGATTTGCTGCAGGAGAGAAAATAACATGAGAGAAAATTCAAAATTTCCATGACTAGAATTAACTAACACATACAATCAGTTcaacagtttcatttatcagatgcttttatccaaagcgacgtacatctgagagtaacACAAACAAGAATTTAGTCAGGAGAGAGCAAcatggataagagccataaaacaagttcaacaaCGCAGAATTTACTTTAGTggctcattaaaaaaaaagagttccctgagtttaatttttgtcacttaTTTGGTGCactaatgtgtatttttttggagGGTATTTTTAGGTCAGCTTACAAATTCAGCTGATttgaaaactgaactgaacactTTTAAAGGTACTTGGTGGTCTCACTGCAGCTCTGGACTCCAAACTGTATCAGAACTGAATGAACATGGCTGAACATCTCTCTACCAGAGCCGTCATTTACATGTCGTTCTAAAGGCATCATCTAAACAATGCTTTGAGACGTTACTATATGATTTCAGTCCCTCTGCTGTGTCTTTAACTGGACGCATGAAGGACAAAGATCATCATGAATGGAAGTGAGTCAGAGCTCCTCTAACTCCTGATAACTTAGTTAACATCTGTGGTAATATCAGATGTATGCATGAATGAACAGATGAGAGACAGCTGCAGTCAAGGACGCACAAATCATTATCGGATGACACTAACTATATTTTGTATGGAACTATTTAGATTCGGCCGTGGCCTTAACCTTGTtggctccagtgtttcctctaggattttgtccaccagcagcagcaggctctCTGGGGAGCTGTGGCGACGTAAACTAATGGCATCTGACTGTAGATTATACTTTTAAAACTTGTTTATTGAATCCCCAGGTGAAAATAGCTTTTTAACGACTGAatgcaaaaatcaaacattaaataaaataaatatttgaacaaGCTCATCTGAAAATGCAGTTACATCATGGAGTGTAgatattagcttaatgctatcaaTAGTTTACTCATGTTAGCGTCACTGAGTTGGCACTGGGCCCAGTTAGCTGAAGCTACTGATACgctacgtaatgttagctgggcATCAATATTTAGTGAATgtttatttaacttgtaaaatctattatgAATTATCGTGAGCTaacaacttttctccggtaagttgctgccctattttccaagatgaAACTCCTggctctgacctgctgcctgggtGTTTGATGTGACACGCTGTCGCAACTAACGTCGTATTAACCCGacgtatcaaagagtagatactgagcattatagttatctgtagtttaccttCGTACTCATGAGTACCCGACAcggtgcaggactctgctgtgacgGTGGAAACATGCGACGATGGTGTATttgcaacaattaaaaaaagcaaaaaaagaaatttgaaggagcggtGGCTAGGACTTAGGAATGGCAGCCTGCTGCTcatgaatgaatgtagagcaaacactgctTCTTTACAAGCTAGGATATGGAAAATTAAAATTTCCTGTTGTAAAATACCTGAAGTTTCTAATATGGGTTATATTTAGAAATCCTTACCCAGGAGATAAGGTGTATGATGGGGTACACGGACATATTTGCTTTCTCTGCTTAAAGATTCATATTGTCCTACTTTGTCTTAGCAAATGAATGAAGTCTTTAATGGATCTCTCAGTGTTTCAGCTCCCAACAACACAAAGTTGGTTGATTTCTCCATGACTTTATAACTCCTCATTTCAATTCTGTTCTAAAtgtagctgagctgctgctggccccgcccccttcaggaagaagactctctctgtgtgtgattgACTGATGAAGGAATGTGTCCGAGCAAGACGTTCTGTCTTTCAGTTTTCAACAAGATTTCCTCTGGCAGAATCAATAGAGTTTCTAAAATGAGTTCTATTTAGAAACACTTACCCAAGAGAGGTGATGGATGAAGGGATGAATCGTGATTGTCTTGACTCTCTGCAGGAGAAATGACGGTACAATTGAAGAAACATTAGAGTTCAATGAgtaaatttcaatattctgaagaTATCAACATCTTGAAGATTCCATATTCTTCCACTTATTTAATGACATTAATGAAAGCCTATAATGAGTCTCTCAGTGTTTCAGCTCCAAACAACATAAAGTTGGTTGACTTCTCCATGACTTTATAACTCCTGGTTTCAGTTCTGTTCTAAATgtatctgagctgctgctggtcccgcccccttcaggaaaaagactctctctgtctgtgattGACTGATGAATGAATGTGACAGAGCAGGACTTTCTATCTTCCAACTTTCTGAGGATAATTTCACATGGAAATATCTGTGAATTCTCAGCACAGCCGTTGATTTTTGTACTGAAATATTTAGGAGTGCCAGTGGCCTTAACCCTGTCAGCTCCAGTGCTGCCTTCAGTGTCCAGCCCTGCTCTCTGCTTCCTAACAGGCTGGGATACGTAAATAGAGAATTTCCTCTCATAGAATCATGTTtataaaatgagttatatttaGAATCTCTTACCCATGACAGGTCGCTTAGCCTTACGTGAGAAGATAGCGCGGATTGTCTCTGCAGGAGAAATGAAGACAAGTGAAAAAAACATTGGAGCTCAGGTAGCAAACTAAAATATTCTGAGGATACCAACAACTTGAAGATTccatatttttacactttttttagCTAATTATTGAATCTCTCAGTGTTTCAGCttcaaacaacataaaattgATCAATTTCTCCATGACTTTATAACTCCTGGTTTCAGTTCTGTTCTAAAtgtggctgagctgctgctggccccgccccctttAGGAAGAACACTCTGTTTGTGCAAAGAAAAGACACTCATTTCAGGAACATCCCGTAGGTACGGCCCGTACACAGATTATTGCAGGTTGTAGAGAGGGTGCGCTCGATTTGCTTGCCCAGCTGTCCAGGAACGATATTAATAGTATCAGTTAGTATTTCGTGCGCACGTTGTACCTAATTCGTggccacaaattagtattttgTGCGCACATTATAGCTATATTGTGGccgcatttatttatttttcaccatGTCACCAGAGGGGCTCCATACGCTCTTGCTGCGTTCAGGGTCGCTCGGACAACTCAcgcttgctctctctctctctcacaacGGAGCTGCGCACTCTTATAACACTTTCCTTTTCCATGTCTATTACTGATTGGTTGCTAAACAATATAGTTGCACCATGCTGTATTCAGATGGAGTACCTACCACCACCACCTACTGAACTTTTTAGCACTACTATAACCTGCATTCTGAGTTTGTCAAGGCAGACATCTTCATTTCTTGTTAATTACCTAGATTGTACCCCTGCCCCCACCCAAAAGAAAATAGTTCAGGTTTAGGAAGTGTGGCTGTAGTAACAAACTTGCTGTGCCTGACTAATAATACGTCTGTGGTTTGGAATTATTTCCAAGCCCATATATTGGTATCGGTTGATATtggaatcggaaattgagagttggacaatatcgacATATCGTTTTttggcaaaaaagccaatatcggaTATCTCTAACAACTTCAGTTTGTACTTGTCAAAAATCTACTCATCCAATACTGCAGAATGAGTCAAAGACATGATGAggaataacagcaaatatttcagaattttacctCTAATAGTTCTGACAAACTGTCGTTCAAACAGCTTTCAATTTGAATTTATGGAAAACCTGCTCGAAGTGGGTCCACAGGAAACTTAATAAAAACATCTCAGAAAGTACTCTAACGCTAATCTGAGACATTTGaccagaacaacaacacactgatgGTTAAGTCAACAGACAAATGATGTATTAGAGCTGACACTGAAATATATAAACACTGTTCCAGTAAATTACAGTTGGAAGTCATTAACCACcatagaagtctttgtcatggtgtccaTTGCTAGCTAAAAGCACACAACGCTCTCTGCTGGGCACCATGAACTGTTTGCCTCCTCTGGTCGCTACAGCATTAAACAGTAAGAAGCTCCATCTGCTACTACGGTTAATCTACAACACTAGAAGTATGAAATGATTCTGGATATGAGGCAGCACCTTATACTGATGTCAACACATTATGGATGCTTTATTACAACATCATATTTCTACTTACCTCTGTTAGGTCTCCAGCACCTCCAATATATCCCAGCAACAACTGAACTGAATATGACAACAACCAAAAGCAGAACGACACCAACATGTACTCCAGTGGATCCTGttactgttttgtcatttttgtcacctGTAACACAAAAAATTAACAGTCACAAACTAAACAAAGTAAACACTGAAATAACATCTGGAGGACCAAACTTACTACAGATGATTGTGGAAATCTGAGCTTCAGTGGTGTGGTTGAGTTCCTCCTGAGTGACTCGACAGCGGAAGACGCCGGGTTTGGTTACGTTGGTTTGAAACGTCAGAGCTGGAGGGTAGTGGAGACCATCTGAGTCCTCGAGCTTCTCCGTAGCAGGAAGGATGGTCCCATTACTGTCAATCCATGAGATCTTTGGTTTTGGAAAAGCCCCACGAACCTCACACTGCAGCAGCGCCTGGTCTTTTGTGTTGTCGAGTATCATGGCGCGTGGCTTTGCAACTATACCTgtaaacataataaaaatatcCGCTTCATATGGCGTTTGATCCATCtcaaaaactgtgcatttataACACATGATAGATCAGCAGAAAACAGTATCCACGAGCAGAAAATCAGCCTTTCTACTCTGTGAGCACAAAAACAATCCCAGAAGCAGCAGTGTAGTGTCAGAGTAGGATGTACTGTGGCTCCACAAGCTtcaaaacatgaagaaaacctTTTTCCTCTACATGtatgtcagtaaatgtattgtagtacctggttggtccaccaggtggagcctttTACTGTTTActactgtagagaccagaggaagTCAGTGGTAAAGGTCCACGAGTTGTAATTAAGTTACAGATATCTACGATGAACATTTCCACCAAAATAAATAACCAATCACTGACATAAAGAATtaaatttcatccatccatccattctctatacaccgctttatcctctctggggtcgcggggggggggtgctggagtctatcccagctgactcgggcgaaggcaggggacaccctggacaggtcaccagtctgtcacagggagAATTAAATTTACTGATCAGAAATTAATTATATACCTGTCACTGACGTTGAATAGAAGTCAGTGGTTAAAGTTTACAAGCTGTAGTGAAGTTTCAGATACCTGCAATGGACATTTTActcataaaaaaatcatttgttgGTGTCTCAGATTAACATTTTAACAGGTGAGAAGTGAATCATTTACAGCTGTAATTAACTTGAACAGAAGTCAAAGGTAAAAGCTGACTAGTTGTAAATAAGTTACCAATATTTATAATGGACAGACCCACTGGTAAGAAATTAACTGTTGATATCAGTTGACTAATGAGAATTAAATCTGAATTATTTCTAAATGAGTTTGCAGTGTTTCCTTTGCATTCACTTAGGAATTCCTAAATCCTAACCGTTACACTtcgattttttttaactgtcgCAAACATACCGCCacatgtctccaccttcacagcaaaGTCCTGCACTGTGTCGGTACTCACGAGcactaaggtaaactacagataactataatgctcagtatctactctttgatacgGCGGGTTAATACGACGTTAATTAATCACGAGAGCGCGGCCTTGAAAGTGACGTCACGTCAAACATCCAGGCAAcagatcagagagtcagaggagtgtcgtcttggaaagtAAAGTTATTAGTTAAAATAACTCATAATAGATTCTATAAGTTAAATAGATATTCACAAACTACTCATGTTCAGCTAATGTT
Encoded proteins:
- the LOC110971830 gene encoding butyrophilin subfamily 2 member A2-like isoform X2, with protein sequence MKPIHLLCLLMITGMVSCDNNGFIRVVARVGEDVVLLCSLSPEVDIIQALFDWMKGRQEVFLYDGGASRSGDPQFQGRVSHFPDKLKNGDASIVIRNITLSDSGNYSCYFPRLQQQRFFIELLVGIVAKPRAMILDNTKDQALLQCEVRGAFPKPKISWIDSNGTILPATEKLEDSDGLHYPPALTFQTNVTKPGVFRCRVTQEELNHTTEAQISTIICSDKNDKTVTGSTGVHVGVVLLLVVVIFSSVVAGIYWRCWRPNRETIRAIFSRKAKRPVMESQDNHDSSLHPSPLLETREPTEEAEPDEALMTPLQKSTTSPNNHCQPFFQ
- the LOC110971830 gene encoding butyrophilin subfamily 2 member A2-like isoform X1, which translates into the protein MKPIHLLCLLMITGMVSCDNNGFIRVVARVGEDVVLLCSLSPEVDIIQALFDWMKGRQEVFLYDGGASRSGDPQFQGRVSHFPDKLKNGDASIVIRNITLSDSGNYSCYFPRLQQQRFFIELLVGIVAKPRAMILDNTKDQALLQCEVRGAFPKPKISWIDSNGTILPATEKLEDSDGLHYPPALTFQTNVTKPGVFRCRVTQEELNHTTEAQISTIICSDKNDKTVTGSTGVHVGVVLLLVVVIFSSVVAGIYWRCWRPNRETIRAIFSRKAKRPVMESQDNHDSSLHPSPLLANPQETREPTEEAEPDEALMTPLQKSTTSPNNHCQPFFQ